In one Choloepus didactylus isolate mChoDid1 chromosome 1, mChoDid1.pri, whole genome shotgun sequence genomic region, the following are encoded:
- the BHLHE40 gene encoding class E basic helix-loop-helix protein 40, translating into MERIPSAQPPPACLSKGPGLEPGDLPGMDFAHMYQVYKSRRGIKRSDDSKETYKLPHRLIEKKRRDRINECIAQLKDLLPEHLKLTTLGHLEKAVVLELTLKHVKALTNLIDQQQQKIIALQSGLQAGELSGRNVDVGQEMFCSGFQTCAREVLQYLAKHENSRDLKSSQLVTHLHRVVTELLQGGTPRKASDPAPKMMDFKEKPSSLAKGSEGPGKNCVPVIQRTFPHSSGEQSGSDTDTDSGYGGESEKGDLRGEQTYFKSDHGCRFTVGERIGAIKQESEEPPTKKSRMQLSDDESHFTSSDLLGSPFLGPHPHQPPFCLPFYLIPPSATAYLPMLEKCWYPTSVPVLYPGLNTSAAALTSFMNPDKISAPLLMPQRLPSPLPAHSSIDSSALLQALKQIPPLNLETKD; encoded by the exons ATGGAGCGGATCCCCAGCGCGCAACCGCCCCCCGCCTGCCTTTCCAAAGGTCCAGGACTGGAGCCCGGAGACCTACCAGG GATGGATTTTGCACACATGTACCAAGTGTACAAGTCGAGGCGGGGAATAAAGCGGAGCGACGACAGCAAG GAGACCTACAAACTGCCGCACCGGCTCATAGAGAAAAAGAGACGTGACCGGATTAACGAGTGTATCGCCCAACTGAAGGATCTCCTACCCGAACATCTCAAACTTACA ACTTTGGGTCACTTGGAGAAAGCGGTGGTTCTTGAACTTACCTTGAAGCATGTGAAAGCCCTAACAAACCTAATTGATCAACAGCAGCAGAAAATCATTGCTCTGCAGAGCGGTCTACAAGCTG GTGAGCTGTCAGGGAGGAATGTCGATGTAGGTCAAGAGATGTTCTGCTCAGGTTTCCAGACCTGTGCCCGGGAGGTGCTTCAGTACCTGGCCAAGCATGAGAACAGTCGGGACCTGAAGTCTTCGCAGCTTGTCACCCATCTCCACCGTGTGGTCACGGAGCTGCTGCAAGGTGGTACCCCTAGGAAGGCATCAGACCCAGCTCCCAAAATGATGGACTTCAAGGAGAAACCCAGCTCCCTGGCCAAAGGCTCAGAAGGGCCTGGGAAAAACTGTGTGCCAGTCATCCAGCGGACTTTCCCTCACTCAAGTGGGGAGCAGAGCGGCAgcgacacagacacagacagtGGCTACGGAGGAGAATCAGAGAAGGGTGACTTGCGTGGTGAGCAGACCTACTTCAAAAGTGATCACGGATGCAGGTTCACCGTGGGAGAAAGGATCGGCGCTATTAAGCAAGAATCTGAAGAACCTCCCACAAAAAAGAGCAGAATGCAGCTTTCAGATGACGAAAGCCATTTCACTAGCAGTGACCTGCTCGGCTCCCCATTCCTGGGCCCACATCCGCACCAGCCTCCCTTTTGCCTGCCCTTCTATTTGATCCCACCGTCAGCAACTGCCTACCTGCCCATGCTGGAGAAGTGCTGGTATCCCACCTCTGTTCCAGTGCTGTACCCAGGCCTCAACACCTCTGCTGCAGCCCTCACCAGCTTCATGAACCCAGACAAGATCTCAGCTCCCCTGCTCATGCCCCAGAGACTCCCTTCTCCTTTGCCAGCCCATTCGTCCATCGACTCTTCTGCTCTGCTCCAAGCTCTAAAGCAGATCCCCCCTTTAAACTTGGAAACCAAAGACTAA